The DNA window TCCAGAAAAGTTCGGAGGAACTCCACGCGCCGTTCGGCCTCCCGCCGGCCGAGCTCCGTCGTCATCGTCTGCGGCAGAGCCAGCAACTTCGTGAAGAAGTGATCGATCGAATAGCCGAGGTCATCGAGCGGCCGCTGCTCGGCCCACACGTCCTCGGCGTGAAAATAGCGCGCTCCCATGCGAGTCCCGGTCGAGATACAACGCATCAGCCCGAGTGCGCCGAGCGCCTCGAGCCGATCGGCATCCTGAAGCGCGCGGCCGAGGGGGCTCGTCGGCACGGCCCCGCGACTGAAGCTGTGATCGCGGATCGCCTCGGCGACGAGCGCCGTCTCCGCCTCCGAGAAGCCGTGTCGCGGGAGAACCCGGCTGGCGCGCGCCGCCGACATTTCACTCGCAAGCGCGCGCTCCGGCGAGTCCTTCGGCAAGTTCACCACGTCGTGGAGCAACGCCGCGGCCAGCGCCACCCGCTCGGAGACCTCACCGGCGCTGATGCGCAGCGTCCACGCCGCAACACGGAGCGCGTGGTGCAAATCGTGCCCTGGGTCGTCACTCAGCTCCGCGCGAACCTCGGCCAACAACGCGGGCAGCTCGCGCTCCGCCAGCTCGAGACCGTCAAAGCGCGTCGATACTGCCGACGCCGAGTCCTGGGTCATCCGGACTCCTCACCGAGCGGCACGCCCGTCTCGGCCCGAACGAACGGTCGCAGCCGCCGACCATCGAAGCGGTAATAACGCGCGCGGCGGTGCTGCACGCCCGTCTCCTTGTCGTCGAGCGGCACGAGAGACGGCCAAGCGAGCGCCCGTTTGCGAAAGTTGCGTTTGTCGAGCGACTCGCCGAGCACGGCTCGGTGCAGTGCCTGCAGCTCTCGCAGCGTGAACCGCGCTGGCAAGAGCTCGGCGCCGAACGGGAAACGCTCCGCGCGAGCACGGACTCGGGTGAGCGCCA is part of the Myxococcales bacterium genome and encodes:
- a CDS encoding HD domain-containing protein, whose amino-acid sequence is MTQDSASAVSTRFDGLELAERELPALLAEVRAELSDDPGHDLHHALRVAAWTLRISAGEVSERVALAAALLHDVVNLPKDSPERALASEMSAARASRVLPRHGFSEAETALVAEAIRDHSFSRGAVPTSPLGRALQDADRLEALGALGLMRCISTGTRMGARYFHAEDVWAEQRPLDDLGYSIDHFFTKLLALPQTMTTELGRREAERRVEFLRTFLEELASELGTPLPPGRC